In Spirochaetota bacterium, the DNA window AGTTATCTAGAAATGGTCTAAATTCGCTATCAGAAATTATTTACAAATCAATAATCCAAAATCTATCAAATTTAAAATAATTTTATTAATAATCTATTATTATCTAAAATTAATTATTTACGACCTATTTCAATAATCATAAAAATTTATTGATGAATAAATTAATTTTTCATAAACCTTTATTTTAAAGTTTAATTCCTTTAGTTTAAAGAAAATAGTAGAAAAAATATCCCATATTAGAACCCAAGCACCTATCATAATACCATTAGCTATAATATTTTTTATCATACTTATTTTAATAAGATCTTCAACAAATGATGAGAGTAATAAGAATATAACTCCAGTTATTGCATAAATAGAAGTGCTTTTTATCAACCTTCTTTTTTCATTATAAATTCTTCTATAACCAAATTTTAAATTATTTTTAA includes these proteins:
- a CDS encoding DUF4007 family protein translates to MKDVLKLKEIYRYEKKTDTYNIDISLDQYSDIFNEWDFAPFTKRDIDPDLIEFIEECALEIPLKSKISINFYIPEKLKDEDIEEKLKRIIKNNLKFGYRRIYNEKRRLIKSTSIYAITGVIFLLLSSFVEDLIKISMIKNIIANGIMIGAWVLIWDIFSTIFFKLKELNFKIKVYEKLIYSSINFYDY